The Eptesicus fuscus isolate TK198812 chromosome 16, DD_ASM_mEF_20220401, whole genome shotgun sequence DNA window CTTAGCTCTTGTAACACAGGAATGCGAGTGGAATGTTAGAACATTACAAACAATTAAGGGGGCAGTTGGCAAAAAATACTTTCATACATAATTCGTATTTCATGACTTAGTGTTTTACATTTGTAACTCAACTTAGAGTTCCTTTAAACTGTACTATTGTGATTCTGACGACAATTTctggagaaaaatattaataaagacaAACACAACTCAAAGGTATCAAGTCCACCCACCCAAACCCATTCCCTATTCACTGCTAGAACTCACTCTCAGAACCTCTAGGGAAAATTATTCAGAGTTTAAGGGATGAGAACACCTTAAAATAAAGGTGGAAAAATCTGTAAAAAGTAGAAacagcccagccggtatggctcggttgttgtcaacctatgaaccaggaggtcacggttcagttcaggtcagggcacatgcctggtgcatgcaggaggcagccgatcaaggattctctctcactgatgtttctatctttctctccctgtcccttcctctctgaaatcaataaaaaatatatttttaaaaaaatagaatcaacTTAGAGAATATAGTTTTTCAAGATTAGCACCTACTTATGGGATTTCTTGTCCAACTACCTGAATTTTTGTACCTGGTTACTGTGTTGAGTAAAATTATAACAATTGTGCGTTTTACTGGGTTACCCAGCATTCTTTTTTACTCCACAGACCTCCTGAGTGTAGTAATGTTAGCAATgtctttcctttttatagctaCTGAACAGCAGCCCAGACTGCTGTCGAGTTTACATAAATTGGAAGCACAGACAGCTCAGTCGCTAACACCTCCCCAAGGTGCTACCAAGGGAAGCCAGCAGCAAACAGCTCAGGAGACCAAAGATCAGCTGCAGACAAGCCTCCCTCTGATCCAGACACTGAGCTTGAGAATGCTGACACTCACTGCCTCAGCCTTGTGGCCTGGAGCGCAGTCCAGGTGCCATTTCAATGGCCACTCATTCCATTTCAGAAGTAAATGTGATGGAGAAGTTAGGGGAAATAGGCCTTCACAGAAGCCAACAAGTCTTTTACCTTATATTACAGTGGCCAGGCTCCGAAAGGGAACAAGAATGCCCACTAGTTTAAGTGCAATGTCAAACTTGGCACCTTACTGCACGGCTTAGGCCAGGATTAGCATTCACCGGAACAATTGCCACACCGAGCAGCTACAGGCCAGGATGTTATTAGGCTACATGACTAAACCTTTACTCACTTTAACTTCTAAAAATCCAATTTTGTTTCTTAACTATATggaataccccccccccccccaacctgacGACTAATGAAGGGAGCGCTCTGGAAGGAGACAGCTTCGGAGAGGCACAGAGCTAAAGGATATCTTTCATTGTCTTTGTCATCTGTCAACTCGAACAGCTGCTGAGCACAATCCTTAATCAACTCGTCCAGAGCCTCTTCCATGGCCGACAGGTCGGACAGCTCCTCCCGCAGCTTCTTCTGCTGGGGCACTGCTCCGAAGTTGTTGAGATCGGTTCCTCTTGAAAAGCATCGGACAAGACCACCGTCAGCCACAGGCAGGAGCCGGCAGAATGCTGCAGACTGGTTCCCGCCTTCCCCAAACGTTTCCATCAGCGCTTCCCACAGGACACACTCTGActtctcctctgccctcccttaTTCTAGATCGCCATTCTCCTCCCTCCACATAGACTGGGTTTTGTCCCATTTCTAGTCCCTTTCACAGGGACTTAAACACATCATAACCCTACGGAGAGCTTGATGAAGAGGCAGGCAGGCTCACTGAAATGGCCACTGAAATAGGAGTCAACAGAGCCGGTAAGCTCAGCTCTGGTGCACACAGCCTGGCTTTGCCAAGTTAGGGCCTCTGAGTCCTAGTTCCTGCATGAGAAACACGCACTGGCTACAGGACAGCTCCTCTGCTCAATGCTCCAGTCTGCGTTCTTCCCTGTTGTGCATATGATATCTAGTCCTACCTGAATACAGTGATTATGTTCATTGTTCTTAAAAAACTTCCTTTATTATTGTCTAACCTAATATATGACCTGAGCAACAACCGCTCTTTTCTTCTTCAAGCTtaatgaaataaagacagaagAGACTGCTACCACTATTTCTCCTTGCTAGCTTTCAACCCGATTCCCATTAGTGATTCAGAACACAACTATTACCGCCCCCCGTGCTGTTTAATGTTATTTAGTAAGCACATTCAAATTAGAATTCAATCTGCATTTCCGTACTACTGAAAACCCCACCTCCTTTATAAACCCTTCTCCTAATAACCTTTGATTACTTAGTGTCATTTTATGCTCTTTGTTGGTAGCTTCACTTGCCTGAAAGATCTCTATGTGCTTACATGCTGGACTGTTTCCTCCTGTATGCTTAGAACTCGTCCCCAAACCACCTGCCTACGTAAGCCTAACAGCTTTATTCTCACGTGCATGTAAACCCGCCCCCCAACATACACCCCAGTCTGCCTACATCTGTGTGGTAAGGTCCTCCTTCATGTGCTCCTTCCTCATCACATGTTGTCTTTAGCAACTGCCTTTTCGACATTAAGTCCACCCTTTTCCATTGAGGGCCATGAGCTTCTAAGTGTGATCCATCGCCTATCCGCATCATCCtcacagggcgggggggggggggggggggctgacacTCTCCTCCAGAGCAGCGATCACAGCCCTGGGCTCTCAGTGTCTATTACACTATATGCAAGAACCACTGTGTTACAAACTCACCTGACTCCCCCTGATATGAGTCATCAGTATGAACTGAAGAAATACTTTGAAAAGTGAGTATCTTAAAACCAATCATATTCCATTTAACTTATCCATAATATCCTATTGTCTATGACTCTTAAGTAGGAAAAAATAGCTATATATTTTGTGGGACAACGTACAAAGATTTTATAGAATGCCTTTTCTAACAGACGTCAAGTTTTCTTTCATGGAACACTGCTGATATCCGGTTTGTTTTAAGCATGGCATTGTCACctaatgagaaggaaaaaagccATGAAAAATTTGAAGCCAACTCACATCCATCGAATGtggttcttagattttttttcaaccAGGTCGATGCCATCTAAGACATTGGTGATGTCATACACTCTTCGTTTCCGTACTCCCAGTTTTGTTGCAACCTTGTTTAAGTCAAGAATACCCCCAGGAGCATTTCTGACAAGATCCATAAATTTCCGAGTTAAATAAACCAGTGATACATCAAACCGGGGTGTCTTCACTTTTAGAGTTTctgggaaacaaaacaaacccatttgtaaaattttaaatatcatttctttctaaactcattaaaaataatatatttcctcTTGATTAGTAAGCACAGACACCTACAGAAATTCTGTACACTGATCAAATCAGAGCTAATTTTTATGGAAGATTTATGAAACAGATTTCTCAAAGGGAATAAAAATTAGCCTCTCCCAGGTAACAAAAGGctttagaccaagcatgtcaaacgcgcggcccacaacgaatatttttgctgcccagccaatataacagtacataagaaacgttttaataaaaatttcataactttgTTTTTACAATAATGccaattattttcaataaaactggaaaaggaTATTTTCtactaatgactgatgactataaccgtgttgcattcatttcccttacgtgccttacgcgcaggcgcaccatttctccccaccaataccagcagcgaatatttcagcagccaatggccacgtcattagtcttggactgacttgtttggtgtgcacaacaggaaatatttcgctttcagagaacaagaaaaataggtctATTTGCgtgacgcttattaatttgtgcagttatccagtgtctggtaagttaatgttcaagaaaaaatacttatttttattaaaatgttctattattttatgttaatgatgactcacttatttcagccctttgtattctgcatgtctctatagaaataaacctccgtttctatgaaaattgaagcttttggtttttttgtggcccacatacacTCAAGCCTTATTTGGCCCccattagcctttgagtttgacatgcttgctttacacaTAAAGGAGTATTTGAAGCATGCAACCCGTTTCCACTGGACATGTGAACTGTTAGAGGCTACTGCCAAAGTGGCGAGTCTGCATTTGTATCCACGCCATTCTaaggaatgaaattagaaatgatttttaaattaattttctcacttGGCTTTCAAGTTACGGAATTCTTTATAAAGCGAAGGCAGGCAGGAACCTGGCATTTTAAACTGTTTCACAAGATTCTGCACATGCTGCGGTGGAACCCTGTCTGATGAAGTTTT harbors:
- the E2F6 gene encoding transcription factor E2F6 isoform X3, translated to MINLEDNVQYVSMRKTLKVKTPRFDVSLVYLTRKFMDLVRNAPGGILDLNKVATKLGVRKRRVYDITNVLDGIDLVEKKSKNHIRWIGTDLNNFGAVPQQKKLREELSDLSAMEEALDELIKDCAQQLFELTDDKDNERLAYVTYQDIHSIRAFHEQIVIAVKAPAETRLDVPAPREDSITVHIRSTKGPIDVYLCEVEQGRSGRKGSEGAGPSAAKKSKHSKKPDKEENPPQQSGVSD
- the E2F6 gene encoding transcription factor E2F6 isoform X2, with amino-acid sequence MSQQRPARKLPSELVDPAEETVRRRCRDPINVEGLLPSKIMINLEDNVQYVSMRKTLKVKTPRFDVSLVYLTRKFMDLVRNAPGGILDLNKVATKLGVRKRRVYDITNVLDGIDLVEKKSKNHIRWIGTDLNNFGAVPQQKKLREELSDLSAMEEALDELIKDCAQQLFELTDDKDNERLAYVTYQDIHSIRAFHEQIVIAVKAPAETRLDVPAPREVKVPLGSSG